GATGCGGTAAAAGTACTGCGGTTCGTATGATATCCGGGCATGAAGAAGTTACCACCGGAGATATCCTGCTGGATGGCCGTAATATAACTGATGCACCTCCGGCCAAGCGTAAAACAGCATTGATGTTTCAGAGTTATGCTCTGTTTCCCCATCTTTCATGTCTGGATAATGTGGCTTTCAGTCTTAAAGTTGCGGGTGTTCCTAAAAAATCCCGCCGCAGTCAGGCCATGGAACTGCTTGAGCTGGTTCACATGGATGAATATGCAGAGGCCCTCCCAGATCAGCTTTCCGGCGGGCAGCAGCAGCGTGTTGCTCTTGCCCGTGCTCTAATAACCAAGCCTTCAGTTATTCTGCTTGATGAACCTCTCTCCGCTCTCGATCCTTTCTTAAGAATCCAGATGCGCAAGGAACTTAAAAAGATTCAGAAAGAGCTGGATATGACTTTTATCCATGTCACCCATTCTCAGGAAGAAGCTTTTGCCCTTGCGGATAAAGTCGTGGTTATGACCAAAGGTACCATACAGCAGATAGCATCACCCCGTGAGGTCTTTGAATCTCCGAACACTCCGTTTGTTGCCGGATTCATCGGGGGACATAATATTTTTTCCGCAGATTTCAGTCTTCTTAATGAAGGAAAATTTGCAGTTGATATGGGCGGGATAACCCCCGGTCGCCAGTGCCGATATCCTGAACTTGGAAAATCCGGAAATTATGGTTTTTCAGTCCGGGCCGACCGTATTCATCTTGATGCTGAAAACAGTGAAGATATGGATATGACCCTGCCGGCAACAATTGCTCTGGCTGAGTATCAGGGCAGTCATGTTGTTGTGCATTGTGATGCCGGAACTGTTGAAAAGATTCAGATCCACATTCCGGATGACAGATTTTTCAAACTCGGACTTGAACCCGGTCAGGAAGTTGTTCTTGGCTGGGCATGCCGGGATATGAATATTTTCCCTCCTGCCTAGGAGTAACCAAGGGTAACGCAAACTTTGAGGAGATAGTCATGGTCAAAGACAAGACAAAGGAAAACAGCAGGATCAGTCGTAGAAAATTTTTGGGCACTGCCGCCGCAGCTACAGCTGCCGTAGCCGCAGCACCTGTGATTACCGGCTTTCCTACCGTGTGGGCTCAGAACATTAAGAACATCAAGCTGCGCCAGTTCGGAACAGGTACAGCAAGTGTCAATGCCATCGCACAAAAGGTTAAGGAAGATCTCGGTTTCACTGTAGAAATGACAGCTCTTGATTCCGATTCCGTTGTTCAGCGGGCCGTAACTCAGCCTAATTCTTATGATATAGCTGATATCGAATACTGGGTATGCAAGAAAGTTTATCCCAGTGGTGTAATCCAGCCGATGGATACCACCCGCATCAAACTTTATGACAAAATTTCCCCTCTCTTCAAAACAGGAAAACTCAATAGCGGGTCAAAACTTGCTCAGGGTACCGCCCCGCATACAGTCGGATTTGTAGAACATCCTAAAGACCGTCGTTTTGCCAGCCGCGAAACCAGATGGATGACTCTTATTCCAACCATTTACAATGCAGATACTCTTGGAATCCGTCCTGATCTTGTGGGCCGTAAAATAAGCAACTGGCGTGACATCATGGACCCGGCTTTTAAAGGAAAAACCTCAATTCTGAATATCCCGGCCATCGGAATCATGGATGCGGCAATGATCTGCGAATCCATGGGTGTAATCAAGTATGGTGACAAGGGTAATATGACTCGTGACGAAATTGATAAAACTATTGATGTCATGAAAAAAGCTAAAAAAGAAGGACAGTTCCGTGCATTCTGGAAATCCTTTGACGAGTCCGTAAACCTCATGTCTTCCGGTGAAGTTGTCATTCAGTCCATGTGGTCTCCGGCTGTCACCGCAGTCCGGGCCAAGGGTGTTCCCTGCAAATACCAGCCTCTTGAAGAAGGCTATCGCGCATGGGGTGGCGGTCTTGGAATAGCACGTCATCTTTCCGGATTGGAGCTGGATGCGGCTTACGAATATTTCAACTGGTACATTTCAGGATGGGCAGGAGCTTACCTTAATCGTGAAGGTTACTACAGTGCCGCACCCGAAACCTCCAAAAAATACATGACAGCTGATGAATGGGGATACTGGATTGAAGGCAAGCCCGCAAAAGCCGATATCGTCAGCCCTGACGGAGCTGTAATGGAAAAAGCCGGAGCTGTTCGCGACGGTGGATCATATGAAGAACGCATGGGCAATGTCGCCTGCTGGAATTCGGTCATGGATGAAAACAAATACATGATCCGCAAATGGAATGAATTCATAGCATCTTAAAGTAACATTATAAGAGGTTCCCCGGTATCGGGGAGCCTCCACC
Above is a window of Maridesulfovibrio bastinii DSM 16055 DNA encoding:
- a CDS encoding ABC transporter ATP-binding protein, which encodes MSSIGKVELSAVGKFYGPIEALHDIELTVEAGEYCCLLGPSGCGKSTAVRMISGHEEVTTGDILLDGRNITDAPPAKRKTALMFQSYALFPHLSCLDNVAFSLKVAGVPKKSRRSQAMELLELVHMDEYAEALPDQLSGGQQQRVALARALITKPSVILLDEPLSALDPFLRIQMRKELKKIQKELDMTFIHVTHSQEEAFALADKVVVMTKGTIQQIASPREVFESPNTPFVAGFIGGHNIFSADFSLLNEGKFAVDMGGITPGRQCRYPELGKSGNYGFSVRADRIHLDAENSEDMDMTLPATIALAEYQGSHVVVHCDAGTVEKIQIHIPDDRFFKLGLEPGQEVVLGWACRDMNIFPPA
- a CDS encoding ABC transporter substrate-binding protein, encoding MVKDKTKENSRISRRKFLGTAAAATAAVAAAPVITGFPTVWAQNIKNIKLRQFGTGTASVNAIAQKVKEDLGFTVEMTALDSDSVVQRAVTQPNSYDIADIEYWVCKKVYPSGVIQPMDTTRIKLYDKISPLFKTGKLNSGSKLAQGTAPHTVGFVEHPKDRRFASRETRWMTLIPTIYNADTLGIRPDLVGRKISNWRDIMDPAFKGKTSILNIPAIGIMDAAMICESMGVIKYGDKGNMTRDEIDKTIDVMKKAKKEGQFRAFWKSFDESVNLMSSGEVVIQSMWSPAVTAVRAKGVPCKYQPLEEGYRAWGGGLGIARHLSGLELDAAYEYFNWYISGWAGAYLNREGYYSAAPETSKKYMTADEWGYWIEGKPAKADIVSPDGAVMEKAGAVRDGGSYEERMGNVACWNSVMDENKYMIRKWNEFIAS